A part of Solea solea chromosome 8, fSolSol10.1, whole genome shotgun sequence genomic DNA contains:
- the LOC131463952 gene encoding solute carrier family 2, facilitated glucose transporter member 11-like isoform X3: MKLPGARLLLAGCAACIGGTFQYGYNLSTINAPTVYVQNFINETWRERYQVDITEKSLTLLWSTIVSVFTLGGLIGTTIGGTLSVKLGRKGTLLANNTFALLAALLMGLSYPTGLFELLIVGRLLIGIHSGICLCVQPLYLGEMAPTAYRGIIGMGSSVFITGGILTGQVMGLKEVLGTEEYWPILLATTCIPAILQLLILPWFPESPRYLLIDKGNDKKCKKALKQLHGATRCDGELEEIEKERNNLTGFKAKKPWELLADRSMRWQLLTVMLLNAAQQLNGINAIYFYANYVFRQSGIPVDQIPYVTIGTGACECITALTCGLLIESLGRKVLITGGYILMSICCILLTLTLSFQDSSPIFPYLSMVCIFAFILSFGLGPGGVTNILTTELFTQTSRPAAYIITGIVNWTSFFFISLVFPFIVIGLNQYSFLVFLAVSSSVAIYIFLVVPETKNKTFLEIQNVQVQVLRQHKGLQC, encoded by the exons ATGAAG cTTCCGGGCGCACGACTGTTGCTGGCGGGCTGTGCTGCCTGTATAGGAGGAACCTTTCAGTATGGATACAATTTATCTACCATCAATGCACCCACCGTG TATGTGCAGAATTTCATCAATGAGACCTGGCGGGAGCGTTACCAAGTTGACATCACTGAGAAATCTCTTACCCTGCTTTGGTCCACTATTGTCTCTGTATTCACCTTAGGAGGACTCATAGGAACAACGATTGGTGGCACACTGTCTGTGAAGCTTGGAAG GAAAGGGACTCTGTTGGCCAATAACACATTTGCATTACTAGCTGCTCTGCTGATGGGTCTGAGTTACCCCACAGGATTGTTTGAATTACTCATTGTTGGACGTCTTCTCATTGGAATACATTCAG gTATTTGCCTTTGTGTTCAACCCCTGTATTTGGGTGAAATGGCACCAACTGCATATCGTGGCATCATTGGAATGGGATCTTCAGTTTTCATCACTGGTGGAATCTTGACTGGACAAGTGATGGGCCTCAA GGAAGTGCTGGGCACAGAAGAGTACTGGCCCATTCTGCTCGCCACCACATGTATCCCAGCGATACTGCAGCTCCTGATCCTGCCGTGGTTCCCAGAGAGCCCACGCTATCTGCTCATTGACAAAGGAAATGACAAGAAATGCAAGAAAG cCCTGAAGCAACTGCATGGGGCTACTCGATGTGATGGTGAACTGGAAGAAATTGAGAAGGAGAGGAATAATTTAACAGGTTTCAAGGCTAAGAAACCCTGGGAGCTCCTTGCTGATCGCAGCATGCGCTGGCAGCTTCTCACCGTCATGCTGCTCAATGCTGCTCAACAGTTGAACGGCATCAATGCT ATTTACTTCTATGCAAATTATGTGTTCAGACAATCTGGGATTCCTGTTGATCAAATACCATATGTGACCATTGGCACTGGTGCCTGTGAATGCATCACTGCTTTAACATGC GGTTTGCTCATTGAGTCTCTGGGAAGAAAAGTGCTCATCACAGGAGGATACATACTGATGAGTATCTGCTGCATATTATTAACGCTGACACTGTCATTTCAG GATTCCAGCCCGATTTTTCCATACTTGAGCATGGTGTGCATTTTTGCTTTTATCCTGAGCTTTGGGTTAGGACCAG GTGGTGTGACGAACATCTTGACTACTGAACTATTCACACAAACCTCGCGCCCTGCAGCGTACATAATTACAGGGATAGTAAACTGGAccagcttcttcttcatcagcttagtctttccttttattgtg ATTGGTCTGAATCAGTACAGCTTCCTGGTGTTCTTAGCTGTCTCCTCCTCAGTGGCAATATACATTTTTCTTGTTGTTCCTGAAACCAAGAACAAGACCTTCCTTGAAATTCAGAATGTTCAAGTTCAAGTCCTCCGACAACACAAAGGCCTTCAATGCTAA
- the LOC131463677 gene encoding solute carrier family 2, facilitated glucose transporter member 11-like, whose product MPTEYLDEYQPLLIKEVKDRKQPKLPRIQLLLAGCAACIGGTFQYGYNLSTINAPTVYVHNFINETWRERYQVDITENALTLLWSTIVSVFTLGGLIGTTIGGTLSVKLGRKGTLLANNTFALLAALLMGLSYPTGLFELLIVGRLLIGINAGIGLCVQPLYLGEIAPTAFRGTLGMGTGFFITVGILTGQVIGLKQLLGTEEYWPLLLATTCIPAVLQLLILPWFPESPSYLLIDKGNVKECKKALKQLHGVSHCDDELEDIQKEKNNLTGFEASKPWQLLIDPSMRWQLLTVMLLNAVQQLNGINAIYFYAEYVFRQTGIPVDQIPYVTIGSGACECITALTCGLVIESLGRKVLITGGYILMSIFCILLTLTLSFQDSSPIFPYLSMVCIFAFILSFGLGPGGVTSILTTELFTQTSRPAAYIITGIVNWGSFFVISLVFPFIVIGLKQYSFLVFLVVCSSVAVYIILVVPETKNKTFLEIQNDFQSFNNRKAHNADGA is encoded by the exons ATGCCAACGGAATATCTGGACGAATATCAACCTCTGCTTATTAAAGAAGTTAAAGATAGAAAGCAGCCAAAG cTTCCACGTATACAACTGTTGCTGGCTGGCTGTGCTGCCTGTATAGGAGGAACCTTTCAGTATGGATACAATTTATCTACCATCAACGCACCCACTGTG TATGTGCATAATTTCATCAATGAGACCTGGAGGGAGCGTTACCAAGTTGACATCACTGAGAATGCTCTTACCCTGCTTTGGTCCACTATTGTCTCTGTATTCACCTTAGGAGGACTCATAGGAACAACGATTGGTGGCACACTGTCTGTGAAGCTTGGAAG GAAAGGGACTCTGTTGGCCAATAACACATTTGCATTACTAGCTGCTCTGCTGATGGGTCTGAGTTACCCCACAGGATTGTTTGAATTACTCATTGTTGGACGTCTTCTCATTGGAATAAATGCAg GTATTGGCCTTTGTGTTCAACCCCTGTATTTGGGTGAAATAGCTCCAACGGCATTCCGTGGCACCCTGGGAATGGGAACCGGTTTTTTCATCACTGTTGGGATCTTGACCGGACAAGTGATAGGCCTTAA ACAACTGCTCGGCACAGAAGAGTACTGGCCCCTTCTGCTCGCCACCACATGTATCCCAGCGGTACTGCAGCTCCTGATCCTGCCGTGGTTCCCAGAGAGCCCAAGTTACCTGCTCATTGACAAAGGAAATGTCAAGGAGTGCAAGAAAG CCCTGAAGCAGCTGCATGGAGTTTCTCACTGTGATGATGAACTGGAGGACATTCAGAAGGAGAAGAATAATTTAACAGGTTTTGAGGCTAGCAAACCCTGGCAGCTCCTTATTGATCCCAGCATGCGCTGGCAGCTTCTCACCGTCATGCTGCTCAATGCTGTGCAACAGCTGAACGGCATCAACGCT ATTTACTTCTATGCAGAGTATGTCTTCAGACAAACAGGGATTCCTGTTGATCAAATACCATATGTGACCATTGGCTCTGGTGCCTGTGAATGCATCACTGCTTTAACATGT GGTTTGGTCATTGAGTCTCTGGGAAGAAAAGTGCTCATCACAGGAGGATACATACTGATGAGTATCTTCTGCATATTATTAACGCTGACACTTTCATTTCAG GATTCCAGCCCGATTTTTCCATACTTGAGCATGGTGTGCATTTTTGCTTTTATCCTGAGCTTTGGGTTAGGACCAG GTGGTGTGACTAGCATCTTGACCACTGAATTATTCACACAAACCTCACGCCCTGCAGCGTACATAATTACAGGGATAGTAAACTGGGGTAGCTTCTTCGTCATCAGCTTAgtctttccttttattgtg ATTGGTCTGAAGCAGTACAGCTTCCTGGTGTTCTTGGTTGTCTGCTCCTCAGTGGCAGTATACATTATTCTTGTTGTTCCTGAAACCAAGAACAAAACCTTCCTTGAAATTCAGAATGATTTTCAGTCCTTCAACAACAGAAAGGCCCACAATGCTGATGGCGCTTGA
- the rbm19 gene encoding probable RNA-binding protein 19: MSRLVIKNLPNGLKEERFKSMFAAFGTVTDCSLKFTKDGKFRKFGFVGFKAEEEANRALKHFHKSFVDTSRVTVEVCKAFGDPTKAKPWSKHSQSSGQDKPSAPAADTDSKKEKKKEKKKEQLSSALGTLEDDQGFKEFLSVHQNRSQVPTWVNDTVQLTADHDSGPTKTQSKKTKPASDDYLNFDSDQSEDEEKEDEEEQDEDEDEGATKEAMKSGLSDMEYLRLKVAQTDDTLEEDEAMDDDDGEGGEDGDEEPGSVQHADSAYESGDKENSSKTKVLASPEDNKQKKAKKTAPQQMEPTTEFTVKLRGAPFNVKEQQIREFMTPLKPAAIRIGKNESGNRTGYVYVDLHSQEEVEKALKKNKDYIGGRYIEVFSVDANRGNGKRDRKDKEIDRNFTRTLKDDEEEEDVAESGRLFVRNLPYSCTEEELKELFAKHGPLSEVLFPIDNLTKKPKGFAFITYMIPENAVMALAQLDGHIFQGRMLHLLPSTLKKEKTESSDAGGPGSSTYKRQKDAKNKASSSSSHNWNTLFVGTSAVADAIAEKYNTTKSQVLDHESKGSVAVRMALGETQIVQETRQFLLDNGVSLDSFSQAAAERSTSVILVKNLPAGVSVSELEELFSPHGSLGRVLLPPSGLTGVIEFLEPTEAKRAFTKLAYSKFQHVPLYLEWAPVGVFVTAKPDPVLVKEDTVKEDKKQEEQDEEEEEEEEEEESAPGSTLFIKNLNFSTTEEKLHETFSKCGKVKSCTISKKKDKTGKTLSMGYGFVQYQVAEAAQKALRQLQHCTVDDHQLELKISERATRTTEVTRKKKQAEKKQTGTKILVRNVAFQATVREVRELFCTFGELKTVRLPKKAAGSGNHRGFGFVDFLTKQDAKKAFAALCHSTHLYGRRLVLEWADAEDTVETLRRKTAEHFHVASVKKRKTEVLGGILESMETEGAVED, encoded by the exons ATGTCAAGACTCGTCATCAAAAACCTTCCCAATGGG CTGAAGGAGGAGAGGTTCAAGTCGATGTTTGCTGCCTTTGGCACTGTGACAGACTGTTCACTAAAGTTCACCAAGGACGGAAAGTTCCGCAAGTTCGGCTTTGTCGGGTTTAAAGCCGAAGAGGAGGCGAACAGAGCCCTGAAGCATTTCCACAAGAGCTTCGTGGACACGTCCAGAGTCACT gtGGAGGTGTGTAAAGCCTTTGGAGACCCCACTAAAGCAAAACCCTGGAGTAAACACAGTCAAAGCTCAGGCCAGGACAAAccttctgctcctgctgctgacaCTGACAGCAAAAAG gaaaagaagaaagaaaagaagaaagagcaACTCAGCAGTGCACTTGGAACT CTGGAGGACGACCAGGGATTCAAGGAGTTTCTGTCAGTGCATCAAAATCGAAGCCAAGTACCGACCTGGGTGAACGACACTGTGCAGCTAACAGCCGATCATGACAGTGGGCCAACAAAGACTCAGAGCAAGAAGACGAAGCCTGCTTCAGATGACTACCTCAACTTTGATTCAGACCAGTCAGAGGACGAAGAgaaggaagatgaagaagaacaagatgaagatgaagatgaag GTGCAACTAAAGAGGCCATGAAGTCTGGCTTGTCAGACATGGAGTACCTGCGCTTGAAGGTGGCACAGACAGATGACACCCTGGAGGAGGATGAAGcgatggatgatgatgatggtgaaggtGGGGAGGATGGCGATGAAGAGCCTGGCTCTGTTCAGCATGCTGACAGCGCGTATGAGAGTGGTGACAAAGAAAACAGCTCCAAGACCAAAGTGTTGGCTTCTCCTGAGGATAACAAGCAGAAGAAAGCCAAGAAAACTGCCCCACAGCAG ATGGAACCGACGACAGAATTCACAGTGAAGCTGAGAGGAGCACCCTTCAATGTTAAAGAG CAACAAATACGAGAGTTCATGACCCCATTGAAGCCAGCAGCCATCAGGATCGGGAAGAACGAGAGTGGAAATAGAACAG gtTACGTGTACGTGGACCTACACTCCCAAGAAGAGGTGGAAAAGGCTTTGAAGAAGAATAAAGACTACATAg gtgGCCGATATATTGAAGTCTTCAGTGTTGATGCCAATCGTGGCAATggcaagagagacagaaaggacAAAGAAATTGACAGAAATTTCACCAGGACGCTGAaggacgatgaggaggaggaagatgtcGCAGAGTCAGGTCGACTCTTCGTCAGAAACCTGCCGTACTCCTGCACCGAGGAAGAGCTCAAAGAGCTATTTGCTAAACACG GTCCTCTATCTGAAGTGCTCTTCCCTATCGACAATCTAACAAAAAAACCTAAAGGGTTCGCTTTCATAACCTACATGATTCCAGAGAATGCAGTGATGGCTCTGGCTCAGTTGGACGGACATATATTTCAG GGCAGAATGCTTCACCTGCTTCCCTCCACGCTGAAGAAGGAAAAGACTGAATCCTCTGATGCTGGTGGTCCTGGCTCGTCCACTTACAAACGACAAAAAGATGCAAAGAATAAAGCTTCAAGTTCCAG tTCACACAACTGGAACACTCTGTTTGTGGGCACAAGTGCCGTGGCAGACGCCATTGCTGAAAAGTACAACACCACGAAAAGCCAAGTTCTGGACCAT GAGTCCAAGGGAAGTGTAGCGGTGAGAATGGCTCTGGGAGAGACGCAAATCGTCCAGGAGACTCGACAGTTCCTTCTTGACAATGGCGTCAGTCTGGATTCCTTTAGTCAG GcggcagcagagaggagcacaTCTGTGATCCTGGTGAAAAACCTTCCGGCTGGAGTGAGCGTGTCAGAACTGGAGGAGCTCTTCTCACCTCATGGCTCTCTGGGTCGAGTGCTGCTGCCACCGTCGGGACTCACTGGTGTCATTGAGTTCCTGGAGCCAACTGAAGCAAAGCGAGCGTTCACAAAGCTGGCCTACAGCAAg TTCCAACATGTACCGCTGTATTTAGAGTGGGCACCTGTCGGGGTCTTTGTCACAGCCAAACCAGACCCAG TGTTAGTCAAAGAGGACACAGTAAAAGAAGATAAGAAGCAGGAAGAgcaagacgaagaagaagaggaggaggaagaagaagaggaatcTGCTCCAGGCTCCACACTTTTCATCAAGAATCTTAATTTCAGCACCACAGAAGAGAAGCTACATGAG ACATTCTCCAAATGTGGCAAAGTCAAATCCTGCACCATCTCcaagaagaaagacaaaacag GAAAGACGCTCTCCATGGGCTATGGCTTTGTCCAGTATCAGGTGGCAGAGGCAGCACAGAAAGCCCTGAGGCAGCTACAG cACTGCACTGTGGATGATCACCAGTTAGAGTTGAAGATTTCAGAGAGAGCTACAAG AACTACGGAGGTGACGCGTAAGAAAAAGCAAGCAGAGAAGAAACAGACGGGAACTAAGATCCTTGTGCGCAATGTCGCTTTCCAAGCCACTGTCAGGGAAGTCCGAGAGCTCTTCTG TACATTTGGAGAGCTGAAGACAGTTCGACTTCCAAAGAAAGCTGCTGGTTCAGGGAATCATCGAGGCTTTGGCTTTGTTGATTTTCTTACCAAACAGGATGCTAAG AAAGCATTTGCTGCACTGTGCCACAGCACCCATCTGTACGGGAGGCGTCTTGTGTTGGAGTGGGCCGACGCTGAGGACACAGTGGAGACACTGAGACGGAAAACAGCCGAACATTTTCATG TGGCGTCAGTtaagaagagaaagacagaggttTTGGGGGGAATTCTGGAATCGATGGAAACTGAAGGAGCTGTGGAAGACTGA
- the LOC131463952 gene encoding solute carrier family 2, facilitated glucose transporter member 11-like isoform X1: MPTEYLDEYEPLLVKDSRPPKLPGARLLLAGCAACIGGTFQYGYNLSTINAPTVYVQNFINETWRERYQVDITEKSLTLLWSTIVSVFTLGGLIGTTIGGTLSVKLGRKGTLLANNTFALLAALLMGLSYPTGLFELLIVGRLLIGIHSGICLCVQPLYLGEMAPTAYRGIIGMGSSVFITGGILTGQVMGLKEVLGTEEYWPILLATTCIPAILQLLILPWFPESPRYLLIDKGNDKKCKKALKQLHGATRCDGELEEIEKERNNLTGFKAKKPWELLADRSMRWQLLTVMLLNAAQQLNGINAIYFYANYVFRQSGIPVDQIPYVTIGTGACECITALTCGLLIESLGRKVLITGGYILMSICCILLTLTLSFQDSSPIFPYLSMVCIFAFILSFGLGPGGVTNILTTELFTQTSRPAAYIITGIVNWTSFFFISLVFPFIVIGLNQYSFLVFLAVSSSVAIYIFLVVPETKNKTFLEIQNVQVQVLRQHKGLQC, from the exons ATGCCAACGGAATATCTGGACGAATATGAACCTCTGCTTGTTAAAGATAGTAGGCCGCCAAAG cTTCCGGGCGCACGACTGTTGCTGGCGGGCTGTGCTGCCTGTATAGGAGGAACCTTTCAGTATGGATACAATTTATCTACCATCAATGCACCCACCGTG TATGTGCAGAATTTCATCAATGAGACCTGGCGGGAGCGTTACCAAGTTGACATCACTGAGAAATCTCTTACCCTGCTTTGGTCCACTATTGTCTCTGTATTCACCTTAGGAGGACTCATAGGAACAACGATTGGTGGCACACTGTCTGTGAAGCTTGGAAG GAAAGGGACTCTGTTGGCCAATAACACATTTGCATTACTAGCTGCTCTGCTGATGGGTCTGAGTTACCCCACAGGATTGTTTGAATTACTCATTGTTGGACGTCTTCTCATTGGAATACATTCAG gTATTTGCCTTTGTGTTCAACCCCTGTATTTGGGTGAAATGGCACCAACTGCATATCGTGGCATCATTGGAATGGGATCTTCAGTTTTCATCACTGGTGGAATCTTGACTGGACAAGTGATGGGCCTCAA GGAAGTGCTGGGCACAGAAGAGTACTGGCCCATTCTGCTCGCCACCACATGTATCCCAGCGATACTGCAGCTCCTGATCCTGCCGTGGTTCCCAGAGAGCCCACGCTATCTGCTCATTGACAAAGGAAATGACAAGAAATGCAAGAAAG cCCTGAAGCAACTGCATGGGGCTACTCGATGTGATGGTGAACTGGAAGAAATTGAGAAGGAGAGGAATAATTTAACAGGTTTCAAGGCTAAGAAACCCTGGGAGCTCCTTGCTGATCGCAGCATGCGCTGGCAGCTTCTCACCGTCATGCTGCTCAATGCTGCTCAACAGTTGAACGGCATCAATGCT ATTTACTTCTATGCAAATTATGTGTTCAGACAATCTGGGATTCCTGTTGATCAAATACCATATGTGACCATTGGCACTGGTGCCTGTGAATGCATCACTGCTTTAACATGC GGTTTGCTCATTGAGTCTCTGGGAAGAAAAGTGCTCATCACAGGAGGATACATACTGATGAGTATCTGCTGCATATTATTAACGCTGACACTGTCATTTCAG GATTCCAGCCCGATTTTTCCATACTTGAGCATGGTGTGCATTTTTGCTTTTATCCTGAGCTTTGGGTTAGGACCAG GTGGTGTGACGAACATCTTGACTACTGAACTATTCACACAAACCTCGCGCCCTGCAGCGTACATAATTACAGGGATAGTAAACTGGAccagcttcttcttcatcagcttagtctttccttttattgtg ATTGGTCTGAATCAGTACAGCTTCCTGGTGTTCTTAGCTGTCTCCTCCTCAGTGGCAATATACATTTTTCTTGTTGTTCCTGAAACCAAGAACAAGACCTTCCTTGAAATTCAGAATGTTCAAGTTCAAGTCCTCCGACAACACAAAGGCCTTCAATGCTAA
- the LOC131463952 gene encoding solute carrier family 2, facilitated glucose transporter member 11-like isoform X2 has product MNFTEETATKKNLPGARLLLAGCAACIGGTFQYGYNLSTINAPTVYVQNFINETWRERYQVDITEKSLTLLWSTIVSVFTLGGLIGTTIGGTLSVKLGRKGTLLANNTFALLAALLMGLSYPTGLFELLIVGRLLIGIHSGICLCVQPLYLGEMAPTAYRGIIGMGSSVFITGGILTGQVMGLKEVLGTEEYWPILLATTCIPAILQLLILPWFPESPRYLLIDKGNDKKCKKALKQLHGATRCDGELEEIEKERNNLTGFKAKKPWELLADRSMRWQLLTVMLLNAAQQLNGINAIYFYANYVFRQSGIPVDQIPYVTIGTGACECITALTCGLLIESLGRKVLITGGYILMSICCILLTLTLSFQDSSPIFPYLSMVCIFAFILSFGLGPGGVTNILTTELFTQTSRPAAYIITGIVNWTSFFFISLVFPFIVIGLNQYSFLVFLAVSSSVAIYIFLVVPETKNKTFLEIQNVQVQVLRQHKGLQC; this is encoded by the exons ATGAATTTCACGGAGGAAACTGCGACAAAGAAAAAC cTTCCGGGCGCACGACTGTTGCTGGCGGGCTGTGCTGCCTGTATAGGAGGAACCTTTCAGTATGGATACAATTTATCTACCATCAATGCACCCACCGTG TATGTGCAGAATTTCATCAATGAGACCTGGCGGGAGCGTTACCAAGTTGACATCACTGAGAAATCTCTTACCCTGCTTTGGTCCACTATTGTCTCTGTATTCACCTTAGGAGGACTCATAGGAACAACGATTGGTGGCACACTGTCTGTGAAGCTTGGAAG GAAAGGGACTCTGTTGGCCAATAACACATTTGCATTACTAGCTGCTCTGCTGATGGGTCTGAGTTACCCCACAGGATTGTTTGAATTACTCATTGTTGGACGTCTTCTCATTGGAATACATTCAG gTATTTGCCTTTGTGTTCAACCCCTGTATTTGGGTGAAATGGCACCAACTGCATATCGTGGCATCATTGGAATGGGATCTTCAGTTTTCATCACTGGTGGAATCTTGACTGGACAAGTGATGGGCCTCAA GGAAGTGCTGGGCACAGAAGAGTACTGGCCCATTCTGCTCGCCACCACATGTATCCCAGCGATACTGCAGCTCCTGATCCTGCCGTGGTTCCCAGAGAGCCCACGCTATCTGCTCATTGACAAAGGAAATGACAAGAAATGCAAGAAAG cCCTGAAGCAACTGCATGGGGCTACTCGATGTGATGGTGAACTGGAAGAAATTGAGAAGGAGAGGAATAATTTAACAGGTTTCAAGGCTAAGAAACCCTGGGAGCTCCTTGCTGATCGCAGCATGCGCTGGCAGCTTCTCACCGTCATGCTGCTCAATGCTGCTCAACAGTTGAACGGCATCAATGCT ATTTACTTCTATGCAAATTATGTGTTCAGACAATCTGGGATTCCTGTTGATCAAATACCATATGTGACCATTGGCACTGGTGCCTGTGAATGCATCACTGCTTTAACATGC GGTTTGCTCATTGAGTCTCTGGGAAGAAAAGTGCTCATCACAGGAGGATACATACTGATGAGTATCTGCTGCATATTATTAACGCTGACACTGTCATTTCAG GATTCCAGCCCGATTTTTCCATACTTGAGCATGGTGTGCATTTTTGCTTTTATCCTGAGCTTTGGGTTAGGACCAG GTGGTGTGACGAACATCTTGACTACTGAACTATTCACACAAACCTCGCGCCCTGCAGCGTACATAATTACAGGGATAGTAAACTGGAccagcttcttcttcatcagcttagtctttccttttattgtg ATTGGTCTGAATCAGTACAGCTTCCTGGTGTTCTTAGCTGTCTCCTCCTCAGTGGCAATATACATTTTTCTTGTTGTTCCTGAAACCAAGAACAAGACCTTCCTTGAAATTCAGAATGTTCAAGTTCAAGTCCTCCGACAACACAAAGGCCTTCAATGCTAA
- the si:dkey-98f17.5 gene encoding uncharacterized protein si:dkey-98f17.5: MSSRKPRSVANPLESAITTPSERILKECHGLYVDNENGLVKIASSLGLRILPPRKKIIVMIMGNHSAGKSSFINWYVEEHIQKTGVAIETQGFTFITSGRKRESLTGNATLHLYPHFRPLLEFKGVTDYLSAEISTSKQKKFSLVTFVDTPGLVDGDMIYPFDVNCAITWLGEQADLIFVFFDPMGQALCKRTLNIVERLSEKCGDKLMFYLSKADEAGKETDRQRVMMQIVQELCRRPGLNKCGFEMPTIYIPNPQKPSRCVNQIDGVCQTIEKTINQAVQKTLNQLEKDCDLICSTIHGKLEQDRADVTYSRSVRLHSFLCGALGVFLPVLFILSFIVSTFSKEQLGEMLGEGPALTFAVFTGVVLYFWEWIPEDGQVVFVIVFGAFCYLLLLLAKHFAGKRVKTLSKKEKRVMTDYRDYIQDIVKTKKGKLYEWYLQQCAAEYDL, encoded by the exons ATGTCGTCCAGAAAGCCACGGTCCGTGGCAAACCCACTGGAGTCAGCGATCACCACTCCCAGTGAGAGGATCCTGAAGGAATGTCACGGCTTATATGTCGACAACGAAAACG GCCTGGTAAAAATCGCCAGCAGCCTTGGGCTCCGTATCTTGCCTCCCAGAAAGAAAATCATTGTGATGATAATGGGAAACCACTCTGCAGGGAAGAGCTCCTTCATTAATtg gTATGTTGAAGAGCACATACAGAAAACAGGCGTCGCCATTGAAACGCAGGGGTTTACATTCATCACAAGTGGACGCAAAAGAGAATCATTGACG GGGAACGCGACGCTTCATCTCTACCCACACTTTCGACCCCTTCTGGAGTTCAAAG GTGTGACGGACTACCTGTCGGCTGAAATCTCCACCTCCAAGCAGAAGAAGTTCAGCCTGGTGACCTTCGTGGATACTCCAGGTCTGGTCGACGGGGACATGATCTATCCTTTCGACGTCAACTGCGCCATCACCTGGTTGG GAGAACAGGCCGACTTGATATTCGTGTTCTTCGACCCGATGGGCCAGGCGCTGTGCAAGCGCACGCTCAACATCGTGGAGAGGCTGAGCGAGAAGTGTGGCGACAAGCTGATGTTCTACCTCAGCAAAGCAGACGAAGCTGGGAAGGAAACGGACAGACAG AGGGTGATGATGCAGATAGTCCAGGAGCTGTGTCGCCGTCCAGGTCTCAACAAATGTGGTTTTGAGATGCCGACAATTTACATCCCTAACCCACAGAAG CCGAGCAGATGCGTGAACCAGATCGATGGGGTTTGTCAGACCATCGAGAAAACCATCAACCAGGCTGTTCAGAAGACGCTGAACCAGCTGGAGAAAGACTGCGACCTGATTTGTTCCACCATCCACGGCAAACTGGAGCAGGACAG ggCTGACGTGACTTACAGCAGAAGTGTTCGTCTCCACTCCTTCCTGTGTGGAGCTCTGGGCGTTTTCCTCCCcgtcctcttcatcctcagtTTCATCGTGAGCACTTTCTCTAAAGAGCAGCTGGGCGAGATGCTGGGTGAAGGTCCAGCGCTGACCTTCGCCGTCTTTACA GGAGTGGTGCTATATTTTTGGGAATGGATACCAGAAGATGGACAAGTAGTGTTTGTTATAGTTTTTGGGGCGTTTTGCTACCTCCTGCTTCTCCTCGCTAAGCACTTTGCAGG CAAAAGGGTTAAGACTCTGTCAAAGAAGGAGAAGCGAGTGATGACAGACTACAGAGATTATATCCAGGATATTGTCAAAACCAAGAAG GGAAAATTGTACGAGTGGTACCTCCAGCAGTGTGCAGCAGAatatgacctctga